One segment of Candidatus Angelobacter sp. DNA contains the following:
- a CDS encoding PQQ-binding-like beta-propeller repeat protein — MNPTKGPSFYSEKASAVIRHCGLLSALALLAVDCPSALADWPEFRGPTGDGHVSAPVDSKPVGLPLHWSETNNIKWKTEIPYRGWSTPVVMGGQVWLTTATEDGHDYFVIGADADTGKVRFNEKVIHTDNPEPLGNGASMNCYATPSPVIEPGRLYVHFGSVGTACLDTTTGKVLWKRNDLPCRHYRGASSSPIAFENLLILTFDGADLQYIAALDKKTGETVWKTNRSVAWNDENVPGPMARDGDLRKAHSTPLIANVGGTPQMFSSGAKAAYGYDPRSGKELWKVQYNDWSVAPRPVYGQGLVFLVTGLMKRELWAVKPDGHGDVTDTHVVWKLNTHVGKYASPLLVDGLIYTAAEESFVTCVDAATGHVVWTERIGGKYAASPIYADGRLYFFSQDGTTTVLKPGRTFEVLATNTLANGFMASPAVSGKAFYLRTKTDLYRVESPASQQK; from the coding sequence TGCTCGCCGTTGACTGCCCGTCCGCGCTGGCCGACTGGCCGGAATTCCGCGGGCCCACCGGGGACGGCCATGTCTCCGCGCCGGTGGACTCCAAACCCGTCGGTCTTCCGCTGCACTGGAGCGAGACCAACAACATCAAATGGAAAACGGAGATTCCGTATCGCGGCTGGTCCACTCCGGTGGTCATGGGCGGACAGGTCTGGCTGACCACGGCGACCGAGGACGGCCACGATTACTTCGTCATCGGTGCGGACGCGGACACCGGCAAGGTTCGCTTCAACGAAAAGGTGATTCACACTGACAACCCCGAGCCGCTGGGAAACGGCGCTTCCATGAATTGCTACGCGACGCCCTCGCCCGTGATCGAACCGGGCCGGCTGTATGTTCATTTCGGCAGCGTCGGGACGGCGTGTCTCGACACAACCACGGGCAAGGTTCTCTGGAAACGAAACGATCTGCCCTGCCGCCATTACCGGGGCGCCTCTTCGTCGCCGATCGCTTTCGAGAACCTGTTGATCCTGACGTTCGACGGCGCCGATCTCCAGTACATCGCCGCTCTCGACAAGAAAACCGGCGAGACCGTCTGGAAAACAAACCGCTCGGTCGCATGGAACGACGAGAATGTGCCGGGACCGATGGCCAGGGATGGTGATTTGCGCAAGGCCCACAGCACGCCCTTGATCGCGAACGTCGGAGGAACACCTCAAATGTTCAGCTCCGGCGCCAAGGCGGCTTACGGGTACGACCCGCGAAGCGGCAAGGAGCTCTGGAAGGTTCAATACAACGACTGGTCGGTCGCGCCCCGGCCGGTTTACGGGCAGGGCCTGGTCTTCCTGGTCACGGGCCTGATGAAAAGGGAACTCTGGGCGGTCAAGCCCGACGGTCACGGCGACGTGACCGATACGCATGTCGTGTGGAAACTCAACACCCACGTGGGCAAATACGCCTCGCCGCTTCTGGTGGATGGTCTCATCTACACGGCGGCTGAGGAGAGCTTCGTGACCTGCGTCGATGCTGCCACGGGCCACGTGGTTTGGACGGAACGCATCGGCGGCAAATACGCCGCCTCGCCGATCTACGCGGACGGCCGGCTGTATTTCTTCAGTCAGGATGGCACGACCACCGTTCTCAAACCTGGCCGCACTTTCGAGGTTCTCGCAACCAACACACTGGCGAATGGTTTTATGGCGTCGCCCGCGGTGTCCGGCAAAGCGTTCTATTTGAGAACGAAGACTGATCTTTACCGC